The proteins below are encoded in one region of Pseudomonas sp. SCB32:
- a CDS encoding CHAD domain-containing protein, with amino-acid sequence MSSFSDYLVTHLIEQEVALFSASARLSAGSDPEALHDLRIAVRRLRSLLHAVRGMPGIDELEESLGEVGRLSGPLRDLEVLLPVLEAEGYERAAALRRPALLSGYIALLASPQWDRLLMRLDGWPQLWRTAQRHGVLGGLHDKVRKRLGKEWQKLRLALKDPAHDRHRLRLLIKRVRYSLEAYPEESAVPQRLLVPLKDAQTALGEWHDYEQWLIRSERELDLMPLQPHWNARHDLAEREADESLDALQQALG; translated from the coding sequence GTGTCCTCCTTCAGCGACTATCTGGTGACCCATCTGATCGAGCAGGAGGTCGCGCTGTTCTCCGCCTCCGCCCGTCTGAGCGCCGGCTCCGACCCCGAAGCCCTGCACGACCTGCGCATCGCCGTGCGTCGTTTGCGCAGCCTGCTGCATGCGGTGCGCGGGATGCCGGGCATCGATGAGCTGGAGGAGTCGCTGGGCGAAGTAGGCCGGTTGAGTGGGCCGCTGCGCGACCTGGAAGTGCTGCTGCCGGTGCTGGAGGCCGAAGGCTACGAGCGGGCCGCGGCCCTGCGCCGTCCGGCCCTGCTATCGGGTTACATCGCGCTGCTCGCCAGCCCCCAGTGGGACCGCCTGCTGATGCGCCTGGACGGTTGGCCGCAGCTGTGGCGCACGGCGCAGCGCCATGGCGTGCTGGGCGGCTTGCATGACAAGGTGCGCAAACGCCTGGGCAAGGAGTGGCAGAAGTTGCGCCTGGCACTGAAGGACCCCGCGCACGACCGTCACCGCCTGCGCCTGCTGATCAAGCGGGTGCGCTATTCGCTGGAAGCCTATCCCGAAGAGTCGGCGGTGCCGCAGCGCCTGCTCGTTCCGTTGAAGGATGCGCAGACTGCCCTGGGCGAGTGGCATGACTATGAGCAGTGGCTGATCCGCAGCGAGCGCGAGCTGGATCTGATGCCATTGCAGCCGCACTGGAATGCCCGCCACGACCTCGCTGAGCGCGAGGCCGACGAGAGCCTGGACGCCCTGCAGCAGGCACTCGGCTGA